In Planococcus citri chromosome 4, ihPlaCitr1.1, whole genome shotgun sequence, the genomic window GTCCAAACCTATAAATTGAGTGAATCAGCGGTACGATGATTGAATTAATGAACATTTAATTGTTATAAATACATATACGTATACCGTAGGGATACTTCAGTGTACTCGACTTACTTCATTTTGTTCTCCGATTTGCGAACGCATCTTCTTGCCTTCACTCTAAAGTaggtaatgaaataaaaatatacaaaatttcaaattccaagtAGAAACATCAAACACGTTAAGAAATGATTTACGTTCGAATAGTTTGCAGGCACAGTAAGGAAAAAGTGTAAGTATTATCATCACCCTACTGATAAGGTATGGTGGAGTCAAGAACATCGAAGCGCTGGATGGTGACGGGGAAGAAGATACAGTATATACATATTATTTACATTTGTTTCAAATTCCAGAATACCATCTGTGCTTCATATGTGAGCATGTAAAACGGCTTAAGCTAGAAGGGTTAGGTATACCTGTAAAGAAAGCCAAAACCTTTGTCGAAGTACTCGTAGGTTTTTCCCCATTTGTATACTTGAATAAACGTAtcgttgaggggggggggggatggataatttttggtttcgATGAAATCGCCGTGTAGGTATAATACATTACATATATTATATTTCAAGGTAGTATTGGTCTAGGCATGAATTATGACTTAAGAGGAAGATCAGAAGATAATATTAcgaataaaccaaaaaaaaagttgatcggGAATGACCACACAAATAAAATGCATGTTCGAAAATTTGCAATTATCAACAATTTCATTGAGAATCTAGAAAAGTCTTCCTCTTCATACCTAATTATTTATTGTTATTGGTTCTTGCGAAGAGAAAaccctgattttttcaatgacttaaattttcctgtgaatttgactttgttaatttctttttggtgtgtgaagggtgggggggggggtcgagtggagaaaaaattacgttaaataCCATGATTTGCATATTATGTATGCCTCGTgtattttttaggtaattttattagCAATTAATTAATAAATGCGTTTTGCTTcattgtttcaggtgagttatTAATTTCAAACAAGAATTTAAGCATgagaaaagttggaaaagtaCGTACCTTTCATGCGTTTATTATTCGTGAAAAATAGAACTACTCGCGTCCCattcgacattttcaaaaaaaatctgctattttttttaaaaaaaaagagagatttgaaaaaaagagtttaaaaaaaaaaaaaaaaagagattaaaACCACTGTTGTTCAACTACTCAACATTATACTTAGTGCTAGTGTCAGTACATCTGAGAATCATAAACTAACCGCAAAGAGGGgttcaaaatacctacatgttccataaaaatacatcgaaaaagctgaattttgcacttgtaaaaaattgttgtgaTCATTTTCCCCCCTCCAACCGgttgttgttttttatgtaaaaaaaaaaactgaacatttCAGCTCTCCAACTTGTTACAAAGAAGCTCTccatttttttagcaatttgtaTGGAGCTGCCCCCTCCCctagaaaagaaaacaaaaactcgAATGAATGGAAGCCAGTAAAACTTTTTTGATCCAATTGTATGGAGCAGCCTCTCTCCTCCTCTCTTCCCccaatacgaaaaaatttaataattcaacTCTTGTgaaacaggatttttttcaactttggggagCTCCTGAAAATAGTCGGAAACGAAGGAAAGAAACCTTGTGATCACCCTTATCCGTCCCCGTCCCCCCGCCCCCAATCTTACAAATTTACTCGAGAAGCTTAGATTTatcttgtaggtacctacattagaGTGGAATGAAAAAGACAacgtattttggatttttacgaaaattggtTAGGAAGTTTACTTTTAGTGGGAcacaattcagaaaaattttgaaccacaTAGCTGTTTAGGGAGCTGAGACGGGGTCCTAAAAGTAAGgtcatttccgaaaaaattgattttttaattttgtgtcAGCGCTAGAGCCTCCCTAGAAAACCTGTAAACTGAAATATTTGCATACACATCTGAATGGCGAGCTTGGTGTGCCTGAGATCATGGGTTAAAGTTGTGGAATTTGAGAAGAAAACATAATCAacgcaataaaaaaatgtattcattggaaaaaaattcctgtaattgaaaaaaaaacaacgttatgatgtaaatttttcattagtaCCTTTTCCaccaaacaaaacatttttttgctcttcagtTTGGTATCTGAATAGAATCTGATTAATCGCTCTTTCTGTGTGAATTTGTGACGTTGCATTTCGAAGATTACGCATTTTTTTAGCTACTAGAGCACCGAAAAGATCCCACTGGTCTTGGGTTTGTTCTGCTGCACTTGTGGAAGATCTGGATATACTTTCTTCCCAATGCTTAAGAGTGGTCGATAAGGTCGCATATTCCGCCTTCCTTTTCTCGCAAGCCTTACAGGATTGAGATTGGTGATCTTGATCTTCTTTCGAGATTCTTCGATGTGACTGAACTTCCTGTGAAAGTACTCTCTTTAAAATGACTTACTTTTCGCTTGTATCAATATGTAAATTAGAGGTTTTCTAGGTTTTCGCCGTTTTCATGTTGGGAAAACAATTTGCTTTAAAGAGTGTGATAGGGTATCCTGCCCAATTGACtaaatgacaaaaaagttgagctttcaaaaaaaaatcaggtcatTCGGTCAACTGGGCACAGTGCTCTAATATCGTGCAACCCTTCAAAGCAAATTGGAAATCTAGACAACCTCCTAGTTAAAGAGTGGATTAGTAAGGTACCTTTGATTCCATCATTACTTTATTCGTTGTGCAAGTTCCGGAATCGATTCCATCGTTCAACAAGTGGTTTCGTTGCATATTATCTTGTGCTGGATACTGCGCATTGAATAGTGATAGAAGTTCCTGCGAAAGTGCATCTCGTGTTCAATTAGTTCCTGTTTGTGGGTAATGATTATGTATTCGTAAATGCGTAATTAGGATACTGTTGTGGATACCTCCGCTTCGCCCATTATATTCTCCATCGAAGTCGCAGTATCGATTTCATCATTCAACAAGTGATCGTCTTGCACTTCATCTTGTCCTGGATCATGCGCATGGGAGGGTGACTGGGCTTTCTGTGAAAGTGTACTTGTTTTAAATTAACTCGCTCTTCACAGGAGACATTAGTgtaatgtacataattataaggtacttatttttagccaaatttttgtaaaaaatgatggctattgcggtgggcccaactttggataaaaaggtcggggtgaaaaatgttgacagttctcgacgttttgagctcaaactagacgattcccggtgtgtcagtttttatatatttaCATAGATATTTATTAGTTTCAGCACACtggtcatttttacattttatgacctggaatcTGCTCTAATTGGtcaaatcaactcaaacttagggaatggggttcttttaggtcattttttggaggggcataatatgaccccaaatggacgaaaatggtccaaaatcatatcataagtcagtacccccattgtgatTAACATAATTATCCAAATtccagcttcctaggtcatcctcaCCTCGTTtgaggtgggaaaaaccacatttgaccccctcacccttaaaattgatctagaaggcccaaattttcagcatacaatgggagggtaccccatgaataattattgcaggtttcaaccttccaaccctatttgacctctctccagggtcaaaaagtgaATCTTTGGTacattttacgtgtttttcaattgttcagatagcctacagcccctccaaattgacctagagggtctaaattctcacagtacaatgggaggatgtacccgaagtgccttttgcatgtttcaaccttccaaccttatTTTTAcagtaaggtcattttttttggaggggcataatataaccccaaatagatgaaaagggtccaaaatcataccataagtcagtacccccattgtgatcaacatatccaaaattcagcttcctaggtcatccccaccccgtTTGAGGTGGGAAAAACCATATTTGACCGCAGTTTTtaaccccctcacccctaaaattgatctagaaggtccaaacTTTCAGCATataatgagagggtgccccatgagtgattattgcaggtttcaaccttccaaccctatttgacctctctccagggtcaaaaaagtggatttttggtctattttacgtgtttttcaatttttcagatagcttacagcccctccaaattgacctaaagggtccaaattttcacagtacaatgggaggatgtacccgaagtgtcttttgcatgtttcaaccttccaaccttatTTTTAcagtaaggtcattttttttggaggggcataatatgacccgaaatagatgaaaaaggtccaaaatcataccattggtcagtactcccattgtgatcaacatatccaaatttcagcttcctaggccATCCCCACTCCGATTAAAGTGGGAAAAgccacatttgaccccagtttttgaccccctcacccctaaaattgatctagaaggtccaaacTTTCAGCATATAATGGGAAGGTGCCCTATaagtgattattgcaggtttcaaccttccaaccctatttgacctctctccggggtcaaaaaagtggattttttttgctattttacatgtttttcaatttttcagacagcctgtagcccctctaaattgacctggagggtccaaatttttacagtacaatgagaggatgtacctgaagtcctttttgcatgtttcaaccttccaaccccattcgACCCCTCATTGGAgtcgaaaaagtaaaattttgggctattttccatatttttcaacttcttaacaacgtttaggaaagcctacaaccccttcaaattgacctacagggtcaaaattttcacagtactatatgggaggatgtacccaaagtgccttttgccagtttcaaccttccaacctcatttgacctgtttcagggtcaagacaggtttgttaccatattttttaaaggaggaagaagagagtcgGACGAAGCCCAAGGAGGTGAGGGACGGAGTCCCCCCCCCGCCCaaacacaggcgaagcacaggagcgaagcgagagtgcgagtagttcaagatccctcaatgtttctggcacaaaaatttggttatacgacttttttttttaaatgcataccTACCTCTGCTTTAGTAATCTTATCCTCTGGTGAAGGTGTGAAATCGATGTTTGTTTTAATCTTCTTCTTcgtattcaaaaattgtaaacgtTCGAAGAGGTACCATTTCGACTCATATGCCCCTTCGTGTAGTTTTTTTGCAAGTTCATGTTGGAAATACTCTTTCAGGTCCTCTATTTTATTTCTTGCTTGAACGTGTGAAACATTCAACTCATGCGCAATACTAATCGTGGCGTTGCGTCTAGCAATTAATGTTTTTATGCCCCCATCCTGAGTTTGGCTCCATAGGCATGGTTTTTGCCCCAAAAGATTTGCCAAAGCAATGCATTTTTTCTTCGtccaaatctaaaaattgagtgaatatATCATTGGAAAAACATTTGATTCTGGAATGCACAGGGTAATACTCGTACTTTACATTTATTTGTACTTCAACTTACTTCAGTTTCGATCATTATTTCATTCTTTTTGGTAGTTTCGGAATCGATTCCATTGGTCAACGAGTGATTTTGTTGCATGTCATCTTGTGCTGCATCCTGCGCATTCGATAGTGATAGATGTTGCTGTGAAAGTTTACCTCGTGTTGAATTGGTTGCGAGTTATGATTATGTATTTAGTACTTGATAAGTGCATAATTATTGTTGTGTATAAATACCTCTGTTTCACTCATTATATTCTCCTTGGAAGTCGCGGTATCAATTTCATCATTCAACAAGTGGACTTGTTGCATTTCATCTTGCATTGGATCATGCACATTGGAAGGTTGCTGGACTTCCTGTGAAAATGTACATGGCTTAAATCGGCTCGCTCTTCATAGGGTGCATTATATTATAGTCCATTGGCAAACTGCAGCTGTGCTGGGgtcatttttacattattcGACCTTGCAAAGATCAAAAATGTCAATACTTCATAGACCTTTGGGGCAGGGTGTGACTTATTTGAGATTTTCCAagggaaaattttggtttttccccccaaaaattcgccaagaatgccttttttggaattttttgtgaattctaCAGGTCATGTATTTATTAGGACCCGTATCAGTCTCCCATACCCTTGCCCAGGGAATATAAAGTTGTGGAACCCTAAAAATTGTGCACATCACCAGTCTTATTCTTCACTGAAACCATCAGTACATTagatatacttatttttttaaaatatgtacaaaccCAGTACCCACCTTTGCTCCTTTACCGTTATTCTTTGTTGAAGGTGTGAAATTGATGTTTGTTttaatctttttctttttattgaaaaattttagccgTTTGAAGAGGTACCATTTCGGCTCATATGACTCATCACGTTGTTTTTTCGCAAGTTCAACCCGGAAataagttttcaagttttcaatttttttgtatgctTGAGTGGGTGGAACGTTCAACGCACGCGCAATGCTAATCAGGGCTTCACGTTTCGCAACTAATGTTGTTATATTCTTATCATGTTTATTTCCGCTCCATAAGCATGGGTTTTTCTCCAAAAGTTTCGTCAAGgcgatgcatttttttgacgtccaaatctaaaaattgagagGCATTCAGCAGTATGATGATTGTGAAAACATATTCGATTCTAAAATGCACCAGAGTAATATTTTACTATTCTTAACTCAACTTACTATATTTTGTTCTCCGATCTGCGATGACATCTTTTTGCCTTTACTCTGATGTGAGAATGACAGTAAAAATatgtggaatttcaaatttcaagtagaGACATCAAACACGAGGTAGAAACTGTTAAAACGCACATGTTTGTATGTAGTCGCCCAACACAAAGAATCTTGAAACATtgcatgtactcgtacattcatGGATCATCAATATTGTGATAACAGTGTTTCCATAAACAGAACGAAAAGTTAGCTTTTTGAAAACGAGACGTGGACTGGGCATCCACCTACTCGTACATCACATCTCAACCTTATGTACTCAAATCATACAACAACTCAGCTGCGCGCATAAATCTTTGTGGAGCGTTGTGATTGGTTGACGTCTCGAATGGTACCTCTTCGAAAAGGTGTTTTTGTTCTACGTGGAGATAGTTACATGCAAAGTGATAAGGATTTCCGGTTCATAATAATATTGTATTGTCGAAGCAACGGATAGAAGAGGGGGCCACTGCAAACCATTACGCTGGATGGTGATTGGAATGAAAATACGCATTGTTTTGAATTCCAGAACATTATTTATGCTCCATATGTGTGCTTGTGCGTGTGTGTATGAGTCCGGCTATAAACTTGAAaggaaagtgaaattttggtgTCTAAAGTTACTTTTGGTATTCTTGTTGAAAGGGAATCaagaaaagaatttaaaaagtcAACAGCGAATACTTACAAGGAAGCCTTTTGAGGtttccgcctccgatttgaacgggaccgtgatttttggaaagagcatgagCTAAAACCccctaaaccaaattttcagctgcccaagttcatttttcgatttttggcgaattttttaaaattcaaaattttactgtttttggcgatttatgctttttttttaaaagtacgtacttgatcaataaaaatggtcaaaataagccCTACAACTggtattaattccccaaatccaaatttcaccatttccagccattctggagcctccagcgcgatttttcaatttctccagaattttgaatatgctccagaagacgtgaatatgaagttgggtagctaaaaatcgagttgtgtgttatgctccacctgtttaacgagtttatccacatttgagccgattctggaggggacacctcaagaatgggtttttgaccagcttttttcataataaaaatatccaaaaaatcaaaagtttcgcatttgcaaagaaattttcgaaattggcgcgaatcactgtattttgtcatgaactaacctcACGAGggtgaatttcgccattttcagccgttctggaacctccggtgcgatttttcaatttgtgcaGAATTTTGAATGTGCTGTAGAAGGCGTGagtatgaagttgggcagctaaaaatcgttaaacaggtcgagcataacacactACTCGAtatttagctgcccaacttcatattcacacgtCTTCTGAAGCATTTATGTGctgagcgtttgaaaatttgcaaatcgctcattttcaGATAAATTCctgtttcgaatattttttcttatgCAAATATTTCGCTTGAAATATATCATTCCAGAAactaggaaaatattttggaacgccgtggtgccaattttttgatgattttttgataatttcaaaattgaaaatcgaaaaaaaaatagccgaAAACTTACGAAATTGTTCCTAAAACGAGTTGTGTAACGACAGGAGCaaaaaaagacgattttttcaagaatgctTCCTCTTTGAAAGCCCAAATCACCACTCGAGGGGCACCTCCGAAGCTAGGCATTTCTTTgtgggtaactttcaactcaatatGAAGGACTCtgctgaattttggtaaatttcctactacttttttttctccatccaCCCTAAGATACATATCGAAGTCATGGTTTTCGCAGACGTCGGTTTCGAGCCACCttgggagggggtgggggtggggtgTGAAGAAGTGAAAGGGTATAGTGGGTTAAGTATGGTGATTCGATCCTTGAAACTAAAAGGTCCAaccatgatgagaaaaaacGGCGATGCAAATTTTGGACCCCTAGGACAAGtattttgggggggaggggctaaaatgtgttttttaaaatcaatcttctcatttttcaccaaatactGATACAAATTTCGCGTTTTCTTAGATCGGTTCTCTAGAGAGCCCGAAGAacaaaaccaattttgaaaaaaaatttgggcaattgcccttttaaaaattgtgaaccgccattttgtaatgaagGGTCAAAGTAACAATGGAATTATTCTAGTCAAAACACGCGTAAATTATccgtatacagggtgtctaacaggtcctactggtcctattagtcctactaaagtcctactttttttcaaaagtccttttggtcctactaaagtcctacttttcaacaatttcatgcaaaagtcctactttttttcaattagaccttttaaaactttcaatttttccccttttttccagaattttgagagctcatttgttgacttttttagattttgagttgcacatttttgagagctttcaccctcgcttcgctcgggctatttgctcttcttttcccgcatgaaaaactttttgttctaattcaaaaaatgttcaaagtttgaatcagaaaactCATTAGTCatatactgattttcgagatttttttcccttgcttcgctcgggtctgtttgtttgtttttttttattttagattttacaaaaaaaatatcattcgaattgtatcgtttttatgcctcctagaatattaattttcgaaagcttttgccctcgctttactCGGgcccatttgattttctttttacatttttcattcaacaaaaaataacattcaaatcttacaattttgaagcaaatagtacttgatatgaaatatttacaatcaaaattgaagaattctggttaaatttgattttaagccAACATAATGTgatgttcatcaatttttaaaatcgataaggtgaaaatcaaacgaaaaattgaattgaaacattatattttatggcgtttacctacttgtttaaaaaaaattataaggtGTTTGAAGacaagaaaagcaaacattttttacaaaaatttggccaaaaacttgaatgtgaatttttaccccccccccccttaaaaaattccataagtgcccgaaaaatgacctgctaaaagtcctgctaaaagtcctacttttttattttgaaattttgttagacaccctggtatatataccatgaaaatttcaaaaattttggagtggtggaaatttgtcaaaaaaaaaattaaaactgaccACCCCTTGCTTTATTAACCATAAGCCATACATGAGTACAAGTTATGGATAAACCAGCTAGTAAccattgattttataaaatcatttcattctgATGCCAACAGGAAATATTTATACATAGCCTTAAACTCCCGGACCtctttgaccccccccccccccccaccaccctCACAAaaggttatttttgatgaaaaatgaagtcaccgatatgggtgtcgttttcatatgaatcgaaccttctgaaaacgaatttgcagtcgaattcccgtttgaaccttttttctccccctcctccctcccccaaaatggttattttgattaaaaataaagtcgccgatatgggtgtcgttttcgtATGAATCGAAACAtctgaaaacgaatttgcagtcgaattcccatttgaacccttttttctccccctccctccctcccccaaaatggttattttgattaaaaataaagtcgccgatatgggtgtcgttttcgtATGAATCGAAActtctgaaaacgaatttgcagtcgaattccaatttaaaacatttttttctccccctCCCGCCTTTCCGGATAATAAATTCGTCATTAAAAAGTGTAGaagttttttgaatattctaACAACAGTGTGGTAAACAAGGATGGAACTACTCTATGTACATTAGAGCAATAAACAACTGAGTAATTAGATACGTAACCTATCTTAATATTATggtaatgaaagaaaatttaatttatatccAGATTCCAGGAGAAGGGAAGAGAGGGgcagaaaaattgtttaaatgggaattcgactgcaaattcgtttttagaaggttcgattcatatgaaaacgacacccatataggtgatttcatttttcatcaaaataaccatttaagagggggggggagggaaaGGGGTCCGGGAGTTTAAGGCTATGCGTAAATATTTCCTGTTGGCATcagaatgaaatgattttataaaatcaatggTTACTAGCTGGTTTATCCATAACTTGTACCCATGTATGGTTTATGGTTAATAAAGCAAGgggtggtcagtttttatttatttttgacaaacttccaccactccaaaatttttgaaatttttatggtatgTTTACGGATAAATTACGCGTGTTTTGACTAGAAAAATTCCATTGTTACTTTGACCCTTCATTACAATAAAATGGCGGTTCGCAATTTTTAAAAGggcagaacccccccccccttccccccaaaaattgctcaatttttttctaaattggttTTGTTCTTTGGACTCTCTAGAACCGATctaaaaaaaacgcgaaattctTATCagtatttggtgaaaaatgagaagattaatttgaaaaaacacattttagccTCTACTCCCCAAAGGCCCAAAATACTTGTCCtaggggtccaaaattttcatcaccgTTTTTTCTCATCACGGTTGACCTTTTAGGGTAGGAGCGGTCAATAACTGTTTCAAGGGCCGAATCACCATACTTAATCCGCTATACCCTTCTGACGAAAAATCTGTAGGTATGTGTATCGAGAGTATTGTTTTCGGGGACGTGGCtcggtgaaaaattttctgttggaaaatctaaaatttgatgCACTGTTTCCCCTTGTGAGATCTTGAAAGTTAAGACTTCTTTTCAATGTCAGGGGGATtaaattatatgaaaacgacTACACTACAAGAACGGCTATGGTATGGTGGACGAAATAATGGGGAGTTGAACCCTCTTCGATTCCCTTTGTGCTCCATTTATGGGATTTGGCGAATACCTAACTCTCGTGCCTAAAAAATGTCGTTTTGGGAATCTTGTTTATAGTACGAAACGTCTTGTTTCTATCATGACACGCAGTTTACTTACATTTTGCCACTGGACTATAGTTATACAAATGTATTATATAAGTAGATAaacaattgttttaaaaaatgcatacctTTGTTTCAATTTCGGCATTCTGTGTTGCAGTTTTgaaatctaagttttttttaatcatcttcGCATTCGTCAAAAACTTTAAAtgtttgaataggtaccatTTCGGCGTATATGTCTCATTATTCGTTAGGTTTTTTTGTTGCCGACGCCACGTGCATCTCATTTTATTCATTGTATTTTGTACTTCATGGTGTGAAACATTCAATGCTGTGGCAATGCTAATCATCGCATCACGTTTAACATTTAATGTTGTCAAGCATCTATCCCTATTTTGACTCCATAAACATGGATTTTGCTCCCAAAGTTTCGCTAGAGCAATGCATTTTTCCGGCGTCCAACTCTAAAAATTGCGCAAATCAGCGGTCAAACTCTGCACAGAAGCCATTGGTATAAATACATTCTGTTAAAAATGCATACCTACATACCTCTGCTTCAGTAACCTTTGTTGAAAGTGTGAAATCTGTGATTGTTTCTATCCTTTTGGTGcaattcaaaaacttcaaatgttTCAAGAGATACCATTTCGACGTCTTGGTAGTTTggtttttttgtattattcgCAATCTTTGTTTCACGGCTCTCATTTTTATTCGTACTTGATGGCGTGAGACATTGAATGCTTGCGCGATGCTAATCATTGCGTCACGTCTCACAATTAATGTTCTCGCGCACTTATCCCTATTTCGACTCCATAAGCATGGTTTTTGCTCCCAAAGTTTTGCCAGAGCTATACATTCTAGTCGCGTCCAAAtctggaaattgtgaaaatcatCAGTCTAACTCTACACAGAAGCCATTAGTGTGTatgtatgcatttttttttctcgaaaaatgaatacctaccttTGCATTAGTAACCTTATTCTCTGTCGAAGGTGTGAAATCTAAgtttgttccaattttcttgATACTCATCTTCAAAAACTGTAAATGTTTGAAGAGGTACCATTTCGGTGTATCTGTCTTAttcgttagttttttttgatGCCGATCCCACGAAGCTTTCATgagataaattttattttgtactTCGTGGTGTGAAACATTCAATGCTTGCGCAATGCTGACCAGGGCGTCCTTTCTCGCCTCTATAAATTGTACATAGTCGCCCTTCTCTTGCCTCCATAAACATGGGTGTTGCTCCCAAAGTTTCGCCAGAGCGATGCATTTTTTTGTCGtccaaatctgaaaattttgcaaatcatCAGCTTTATACTTTTCCCAGAACCCATGAGTataaatatataggtatattttttaaatgtgcaCTTACACTTT contains:
- the LOC135845277 gene encoding uncharacterized protein LOC135845277, which encodes MSSQIGEQNIIWTSKKCIALTKLLEKNPCLWSGNKHDKNITTLVAKREALISIARALNVPPTQAYKKIENLKTYFRVELAKKQRDESYEPKWYLFKRLKFFNKKKKIKTNINFTPSTKNNGKGAKEVQQPSNVHDPMQDEMQQVHLLNDEIDTATSKENIMSETEQHLSLSNAQDAAQDDMQQNHSLTNGIDSETTKKNEIMIETEIWTKKKCIALANLLGQKPCLWSQTQDGGIKTLIARRNATISIAHELNVSHVQARNKIEDLKEYFQHELAKKLHEGAYESKWYLFERLQFLNTKKKIKTNIDFTPSPEDKITKAEKAQSPSHAHDPGQDEVQDDHLLNDEIDTATSMENIMGEAEELLSLFNAQYPAQDNMQRNHLLNDGIDSGTCTTNKVMMESKEVQSHRRISKEDQDHQSQSCKACEKRKAEYATLSTTLKHWEESISRSSTSAAEQTQDQWDLFGALVAKKMRNLRNATSQIHTERAINQILFRYQTEEQKNVLFGGKGTNEKFTS